In Rutidosis leptorrhynchoides isolate AG116_Rl617_1_P2 chromosome 2, CSIRO_AGI_Rlap_v1, whole genome shotgun sequence, one genomic interval encodes:
- the LOC139889921 gene encoding uncharacterized protein, whose protein sequence is MTDAWSDINRRSIMNLCVNSSLDTVFLTSKECSDEAHTSDYIYKYIDMCIEKVGPENVVQFVIDNAANNMGAAKLLKVKRLTIFWTSCSAHTINLMLEGNKYWGKKGFKKTLEEARKITVFIYFHHMSLALMRKYTKKRNIVRPGVTRFASSIFTLQSLLEKKTQLRHMFLSEKWEKCSIAKTKKGTDVKYLVMDDKTWAGVARCLSIFEPLVKVLRMVDADWKPSMGFLHGELKMAQQQIKKVFNNNYE, encoded by the exons ATGACGGATGCATGGTCCGATATAAACAGAAGGAGCATCATGAACTTATGTGTAAATTCGAGTTTGGATACCGTGTTCTTGACTTCAAAAGAGTGTTCGGATGAAGCTCACACAAGCgattacatatacaaatatattgATATGTGCATCGAAAAAGTTGGTCCTGAAAATGTGGTTCAATTTGTGATTGACAATGCCGCTAATAATATGGGAGCGGCAAAGTTGTTGAAGGTGAAACGACTTACAATATTTTGGACATCATGTTCGGCGCACACAATTAATCTTATGCTTGAAGGTAATAA GTATTGGGGGAAAAAAGGCTTCAAAAAGACACTAGAAGAAGCAAGAAAAATAACGGTGTTCATCTATTTCCACCATATGTCATTGGCTTTAATGCGGAAATACACCAAGAAGAGGAATATTGTAAGACCAGGAGTTACAAGATTTGCTTCCTCAATTTTTACTTTGCAAAGTCTACTTGAAAAGAAGACACAACTAAGACACATGTTTTTGAGTGAGAAATGGGAAAAGTGTAGCATAGCAAAGACAAAGAAAGGGACAGACGTTAAATATTTGGTGATGGACGACAAAACTTGGGCCGGTGTGGCAAGATGCCTAAGTATTTTTGAACCTTTAGTCAAAGTCTTAAGGATGGTAGATGCCGATTGGAAGCCTTCCATGGGTTTCTTACATGGTGAGCTTAAGATGGCACAACAACAAATCAAAAAAGTTTTCAACAATAATTACGAATAA